Genomic DNA from Dioscorea cayenensis subsp. rotundata cultivar TDr96_F1 chromosome 1, TDr96_F1_v2_PseudoChromosome.rev07_lg8_w22 25.fasta, whole genome shotgun sequence:
GCTTTTGAAAATTTCCTTATACCAGCATTCCTTTCTTACCCTGACCTTCAAATCTTTTCTCAATTTGGTATTGTTCGTAGCCTTCCCTTCTACATTCTTTTAAAatactatattattttactaaacattatttatttaaaaacaaattttttttttctaaaataacatttattttggacTGACCAAAAGATTCTTGGTCTATTAACACTGGATCCTTTAGAGAAGTATTCATGTTCTTACATAGATCTTACATAGAGTAAAAGCATAAATGTGTTAAAATAGTAACTCCATACCTGTGCACACATCTAacacgtggtttatccacattacgtcaaaataaataataaatcttcTAATAGCCTCCCACTCAATGCAactatttattttcaatcaCCCTCACTGCATCTCACCATCTAAcaattaataaaactaaaaatacatAACAATAACTTAATACTCAATGCAAATAGATAAGAGAAATTCACACCTCTTTATCTCTAGATTGGGCTACCAAAGGCATCAAACTCAGAGCATCCAATGGAGTATTCATTCTCATTAGAAACCCACCTATTCACAAGTTCATCATACTCTTCCTTCTCTAAAGTAACAGCCTCTGTTTTACTTTTCCACACTTGTGAAGCTTTCATCAACTCCAACTCTGCCTCTTGAATCAATGTCTCCAAATCCAAGTCAACACTTAGCTTCAACTTCTCATCACCATCCCTTGTTTTTTTCCAATGCTTGTCTTCCAACAACCTAAGGAACTCATCCTCAACCTTCTCAACATCAAACTCCCCAGTGATGTCCATCAGAAAACATGGTTTCTCTTCACTCCTCCCTTTCTCCATTGTTATGAACTCcctatcttcatcatcatctactTGATCGCGGCTCCCTGAGTTCTCGATGGTGATGAAACCAGGGTCGGATTTGAAGGATTGAACTCTCCTAGTGGAAGCCGACCAGCTTCGGTAGCTCTTTAGATCAGGTAGGCATGAAAAACATTTGCTCTTGCTCCGCCTTTTATCTGCATACATGCATGGCAAGTGTTATATTGGAGAAAGACTTGTTACAATGACATGCTTGATCATTACCTTCAAGTTCAATTGTTTCTTCAACTTCATCGTCTTCTTCTATGATTCTACAAAACAAACTCAGTTTCAGTACACCACCATGACCAGCTCCTGTAAGATCAAAGCTGAAGGCTTTGCCACCAAACTCTGAGTTTGAATTCTCGACAATGGctaactcactcaaatcaacatGAAAGGTACCAAGATCACAATCAACAGCATCAACCAAAGAAACCCACACAGTGACACTCTTTGAGGTAGACGAAACATCGGCATTTCCACAATGCAGGAAGATCTCTTCAAAGCTAGCAATGCCTTGACAGACATAAACATGCAAAGTTTGTTCCCCCTTCCACCATTTAGTCCTCCACCCCACAACAACAGCTCTGCCATCCATAGATGATGGCAAAGTCTCAATCTTGTGAACTTGGAGGCAAACCACACATCTTGATCTTCTCATTTTCTGAATCTCAGTGGACAAACAAAGTCCTCCACACTTCCAAAAGTTTAGCATTTTCCTTGCATTTGAGGCCATTACCACTCATCAGTTTTGCATGCATGAAGGCTGATTATAACTAGAGCTTAACAACAAAAGAGAATGAAAAAAGGGTTAAGGTGGGTGTTATGATATGTATCACTAAGTGCAAGGTTGGCTTTGGGGTTTGGAATATAAGCTAAAGTTGATGAAAAGAGAAGGGTGAGGCTTAGAAGAATAAAGCAGCATTGTGCCATTGAGTAAAAGGTGCATGATTCTCCAACTAGTTGGAGGAGATGATGTTCTCCATGTGCAAGGGTTTAATAATCAATCTACTTGTTGGActaagtatatatacatatacatatacacacacataaatgta
This window encodes:
- the LOC120259589 gene encoding uncharacterized protein LOC120259589, encoding MASNARKMLNFWKCGGLCLSTEIQKMRRSRCVVCLQVHKIETLPSSMDGRAVVVGWRTKWWKGEQTLHVYVCQGIASFEEIFLHCGNADVSSTSKSVTVWVSLVDAVDCDLGTFHVDLSELAIVENSNSEFGGKAFSFDLTGAGHGGVLKLSLFCRIIEEDDEVEETIELEDKRRSKSKCFSCLPDLKSYRSWSASTRRVQSFKSDPGFITIENSGSRDQVDDDEDREFITMEKGRSEEKPCFLMDITGEFDVEKVEDEFLRLLEDKHWKKTRDGDEKLKLSVDLDLETLIQEAELELMKASQVWKSKTEAVTLEKEEYDELVNRWVSNENEYSIGCSEFDAFGSPI